A region of the Dysidea avara chromosome 9, odDysAvar1.4, whole genome shotgun sequence genome:
TTTTCCTTTGCATATCTATAAGCCAAGCAAGAACTGATATCTGCCAATGAAATTTTATAGTTTAAACCTTTCAAATCTATCTTCCATTGCTAATAGTTCTCCAGAAAGTGGACATTCTCTGCTACGAATCTTTTTATGCAAGGCATATGGTTCATGAGCCTTGCTACATTCTTGTTCAGAGCTGGGCTTGTTGAGCACCTGTACATGGTGTAGTATTACTAGTGAACAGACATGGTGACTACATGACTACAGAGGTTTTTAAAAGTTCTTGCAATTCTGTAATTcaaatatatacacacacatgcacattacaATACAATTCAATTAGTTTTTAGTTACCATTTTGCTTGTAATTTTATGTCTGCTGATTTTATTATTAGTAGGCACAAAAATGTGAAGAGTCTATATGAACTATTGTATGTACACATTCACATACTTGAATACCTATAAGTAAGAGGTAATACATTGGTGGTACGGTTTTAGTAGAGGATAATTATATTTCTGACAATAACTGTTGAGATAATTAGAACAATAACATGTGTATACATATGGTTAAATCATGTACAGGGAACTTAACAAACCAAGAACTTTAGCAAGAACTTTACAAACCCCTTTAACATTAAGTTACCTTGTTGCTGTGTGGTCCATAATATGATTTAGTCTCAATACTTTTACTGTATATTCTCAATATACGAAGATCCTTAACGTTGGGATGCTTCAAAAACATGTCTatataaaaaagaaaaacaaaacgTTTGTTATTCATGGTACAATGTCTTGCCATAGTATTATAGTGTCTTACAAGTAAGTAGTGATAAAGAGTAGTGTAGGTCTTTATAACACTATGTTACAAATTTTGTCAACTCTTCTGACAGTTCGTGCCTCATGAGCTACATGCTGTACACTACTGTATACTTACCCAGTACAACATCTACTGATTTATTGGATGGTCCACAATACATCACACATCTTATCTTCTCATCTGGCTCAGATCGTGGATTAGTTGGAAAATTGAATTGGATGAATGCATAGGCAAGGTGAGACCCAGTTACTGACTTTCCAGTTCCTGCAAGTTATAAGACAACATGTTCATACAGCACTGCTCAGTTAAATAGGAGTACAGGTAAAGAGTTATGTTTGGGTGGATCTTTGTGCATGTAGTATTATTACCAGGTGGACCCTGTATCAGCTGAAACGTGTTCCTCATCGCAGTCTCCACTGATCTTGCTTGTTCTCCATTGAGTCGTTTTCGTTGTTTATCTGACCATAATTCGTAGACTAGTCGGTTCTGCCTGATCTGAATGAGTCTTTGATCAGCATATGCTGCTAAAAGTATACACTAGTACATTCATAAAGTTTTACATCTATAGGACTTACAAGTTTTTCTCCTTCTAATTCCATTTCCCACAGCTATTTCCTTACACAGATGATTCTCCGTGTACCGCAGAGCAAGTAGGGACCTATACATCCTCCTGTAGTGACATAACATTACATCATGTCTGTAGTATGGTACATTACCTGTATGGGAGATCTAATGGGATTACTTGAATCTCACAAGTACTATCCTTCAAATACTGTCTCATAAATGGTGACACTCGTGCAGTATCTTTACTGGCAAATTTCAAGTGGATCACTTTCCTACTTCCTTCAACCAACTTCTTAGCATTTTGCTTTTTAGATCTTCTCTTTGTGAAAACCATTGTTTGGCTTTCACCACCATCTTGTTCATCTTCAATCTGGTGGATGATAAAATGGTAGACTGCACTTGCAGTGGTCACCTTCCTTCCATCAACTTCCTTTTCTTCACCCAGTGGTATGTTGTAGCGAGCACACACTAAGTTACCAACTTGAAGATCAAAATATTCTCCACAACGCTCCTCAAACTTGGCGGGTATAGTTAGTGTAATATCAGCAAGTTCTTCTTTAGCTGTATCTTCTTTAATAGGAGAATAATAAACATCATCAAGGGAAGATCCTGGTTGTCGCAGGTTGGGCCATTTTAGTGGAacattttgaattagttgtatctCAGCCTCACCAACACTTTGTACTGCAGCCTCAGCCAGTAATACACTCTCCCACAGTTCAATGTACTCGTGAATATCATTGTACTTCACTTTAGAGGCATGGGATAATATTGGACTAGAAAAACAATCAGCAGGTTTAGTACTATGTTGTACACACACATTCAACATTGGAGCTACCTCCAACAACTGGATACAAGGTGACAAGATGTGGTCACTATAACTTGCTGTAAAGGAAACTTCAAAACTTTCATAAATTTTAAATGACCGCTTTGCTTCATATAAGAAAAATGAAGCGCTCCCTGGAAATATGCTACCATCACCAGAAATACATTGGTGACTACCCAGAAGATCTTTAAGTGGAGCAGCCAAATCTGGTGAGGGAAGTTTCTTGAAATTTGTTACCGTCTTCCAATCTTTTGTGACCAGTGACATCGATCTACTAGGAAACTCAGCCATGTAGCAACGTTGTGTCAAGGCTGCAGTCTGACTTTCAGTAGGCTTACTAGCAGCTACACTATCACTAGCTGCTTCTGCTATGTAGAAAGTAATCATTGTATCCTTAGTTAGCTCAAAACTAGGCTGACATTTTTCAGCATTTATGAACAACCCATCAACTGCCAATTTACCACTAAATGATGTAATTTTTGCTTTCCACATGTACACCTTGCTTCCTTTTGCATCATTATCCTCTTTTGGACTTCCCATAATTGGTTTAGCAACCCATGGTCTAGCATTACTTGTGATGCTGCTGAGATGGAAGCTACGCTGGTCCAGTGATAGACAGTGATAATCTAATTCTTGAATGACAAAGTACAAACTCTTCTCTACTTTtgatatgtacactgtacaggATTGAGAGCATTTCGCCAGTGACAAAGCAATACTCAGACAATCACATTCTTTCCCTACCTTTCTAGCATTCCATGACTTTGTGTTACAATCTACACAAATTTCCTTTATCTCATCAGATGTATATTCAGCTGCTGTTGACGAAGACAGACTCTGCAGGATCAACCGTTGTACTACAATATCGATGTACCTTCTTAGAGGAGAGGTGGAATGAGTGTACAAACAACATAAGTCATTGTGACCGTACACCTCATTTTCATCCTGTGGCAGTGATACCAAGTAACCATTATTTAGTGACAGTGTCTTTTGCTGCTGTAGTATTGAAGTGCAGATATATTCAGCTCGACATCTAGTGCTGTTTACTTCTTTAAAAAGAACTGCAAGTTGAGGATAGTAATTGGTAATCCTAAGTACATTTTTAGCTTGCATCAAATTACCATGTTGTAAAGCCTCATAAAGGTGTCTACCGAGTACATCCATGATAACAACAGGACCAGGTTCTGTGGTGACCTTCAGATTATCAGCAAGTGTTTTGTGAACTGGAGAATGCACTACTATATCTTTGTAGTTCTTAAGAACCCTCACTAGTTGCTCTTGGTTTGGTGGTTTCTGTCTACGTAACAAAGCTAACTCAGGAAAGGCAGTTAATATATGCTCTGCTGCAATCTTGTTGGCCCACACCATCAGTTCCTTGACCAGGAAATAAGCTTGTGGGCTAGAAAGCTGATTTGCATCTTCTGTGGAGTAATCCATGTCATCAGATTTCACTCTGTTTCTGAAGAATGACTCACTGATCTGTAGTAGCAGTGCAAGTCTTTGCTCCAATCCAAATGTCTTATTGGTAGACAAGGCTTTGTGGAAATGTGCAACTTTCTCATCCAGTGATATATCCTTAACTTCAGCTAGTGAATGTTGCACTTCTTCATAAGTTAGTCGTGCTCTGGATTGCACATAACTCTCACAGATCTTTACTGTGCCAGGAACAATCTGTATATTATTACCATCAATACGTACTTGACAAGTATATGATATTGCAGAAGCTTTTCTGTCACAATCAAGGCTAAGAGAACTTCTTACCTTCTCTGGAAGTATGGGATAAACTGATGGACTAAACTCTTCGCATATTGACTTCAGAGGACTCAATGAGGACACATACACTGCAGTGCTTCTTTTCTGAGCCCCAACATCAACTTCACTCCCCTTCTTCACAGTTCCTCCAACATTGGTGATGTGTACTCCCAACTGGTAACACTTACCATCATCACTGGcaacaggttccagtgtaagAGCATCATCCAGTACCATAGCTTCTGGTGGGTCAATGGTGAACGCATGATCATAGTGAGGTAGGGAAGACCCAGTAGTGGCTACTGTTGCAATCTCATCATTGAATGGAACCTTATCAATGTGGTCAGTATTGACATGATTGTGAGCTAACAGTAGTCGTTCTCCATGATACAGTGTTAATCCTTTTGGTATAGCAGCAATCACCACACCAAGTGGATAACGATATTTTGGCCTCCACCTCAAGTACCACACCACAAACAACAACTTTTGTGCAATGCTAAGAGGAATAACATCCTTTATTTGAGGAATTTCTATCTTTTCATCAGGTTTGCTAGGGATGTTAAAGGACTTTGGATCAAATATTGTCACAGCACGTCGCTTGTATTTCAACTCCTCTTTAATGATAAGATCTTTTGATGCTTGCTCTAACATCTCACGGGACAAGCCAGGCAGATTGACTAGTTTGGGACTCTTCCGATCAATAGGAGAGAAAAATATAGCATTGTAATTGTCTACACGACACACAAACTGTCGCTGTGGACCTTGCTCTACTACCTCACACACACGACCACATCGATCACTATTCTTGTACACACGTACAATTACCTGTGCTCCTTCTAGAGCACAACGTCGATTGTTTATTCCCTGGATTGTTATAGGTGGCTTCTTTGGATCTAGTGGAATTGCTAAAGACTTTCTAAAAGTCACATTCTCCAAGTAACACTCAATTAGAGTGGGTTCCAATGCAGCATCTTCAGGTGCTTTATCAACAGCTACTGAATCACTCCGTTCAAGGACGTAACCACGATCACCATTATCAAGATTTCCTAATATCACTTTTACATTCTGACAAGCTTTATTGGACTGAAACGCTCTTTTGTAAGCCTCTAAAATACTATCACTCACTTCATGAACTTTACTGCAAGGAGAAGCCAGCACATCTTGAATATCCCCAAACACTTCAATGTAAAGTTTATGAATACTTTCTTGTACAGCTGATCCACCTGCCTCGTAACATTGTGGTGTCAACTTGAGGGAGGAAGTCTCCAAACATCTTTTGACATACTCCCTCCAACAATAAATAATGTAACCAGTTGATTTTTCAATGGAAAAGAGCAGGAAGGGATTACCAACACAAACTACCAGTGACTGTGCTCTTGTTATGACAGTATTAAAGGCATACTGATCACAGATTGACTTTGTTGGATTTGATGTAGAGCCATCATCTTCAGTTTTCTCCAGAGTACTGATGAAAATAGCTCTAAATTCTCGTCCTGTTATATAATTGTTAAGTATTAAATCTGTACAGACATAACGACATACCTTGTAGCTCAAATGTTGCTAGTGTTTGTATATCTTTTATATTTTTGAAGTCTTGTTGGTTGAGCATTTTCCTCATACACCTCGCCTACAGTGTACATGTCACACTTATAATGGAATGGTCTTTATACATCCTGAATTACCTGGTTTCTACTGGATGCCATGGCACAAATAGTTGAAAGATTCTTTTTTCCCCATTGTGTAGTTGGCCAGGGATCAACATATCGTTGTATCTACAAATATGTAACAATGCAATGAAATGATTCTACACACTTTTGAatttctactatatatatatatgtgaccggatttcatatagcAAGGCTTCCACAcgcacaaaatcaaacttatgtttttaccagaaacggattgctggtctaacacactatcatattccacactgtacttccttcaggactggcaagtctggtttctgtagcagctttcttccgaccctgtcaaagccacgagtgggagattggtgccattaaatggccatggctttgtgataatgctgtgtggtgagctgggacttcacagagagctcgccaatagtgttctcagtaaATTTGGagagatttgagggccatggagggcccaaacttggcctctggattccattcgtcttcttacttcattttatacccctatattaagcccacccaccacccccccaccctattactgccacctgtgatattattacccactcgaaaaaagctgcccaaaacagggcaaattttgggtatcagaaattaaTACACCCACTcactgatagctagtaaatagatgaataattggtgcaaattttgtttgcacagctgtaggcactgggaagttattacacaatgattaattaaaatcgccatatctcctaacgaagttttgtgcgtcgaagccttgttttgtcaaattcagtcacatatatacttaTAGTACATTGATAACAGGAATTACAGAATTAATGGTAAGAATGAGCACTGTCCTGTTTACAGAGTCCAGCATTGCAGCCAGTGTGCACATATGCCCGTGCTTCAGTGTTAGGAGATCTCTATatcatattatgtgaccggatctccCCATGTTCATGCGTTTTTCAAAATTCCATTTTGTTACACTTTCCTTATCTAGATAGCCATAGGAATGGTCAACAGCTCTAGAATGAGATCTTTTGAAGCCAGCACTACAGAGTGGTAGCAACGATACAATGGAAAacaaactacaggcacttacataaatGGTCACAACTTAGGAATGAAGTTTTTTACAGGTATGCAATCTTcaggttctccatgaacaggtagATCTATTGTTGGGTATGTTATGTCTACCAAGTGCTTCCTACAACTGGGGCAAAGGTGAAAACTCAAGAAAAAAACTAGAGTAAGTCACTCGTACAATACAAGACAAACTAACACTCATATCTTACACCTCCTTGGGAGCaatgacacgaaacaaagattttcaaactcctcttgtTTTGGAGAACACGATTCTGCCACAGTTTTTGTTGTTAGTACCTTCCTTCATTGCAAAACAAGTGCTCAAAATTTATAGAAGTTTTTACAATTTGTTTAAtgaattctactgtaaaattaggcttgcccgaacatgtgggattcttgcagatttggtcacatatatccCCCAGGTTTATATCACAATATGGAACATATACATTGACATATATATTCTGAAAGCATAACTGATACTTTATATGACATCATCTAATTGTTTTCAAGatagtggtatatatatagcaCTGTTACGGAAGAACGTATAACCACGAATTACTTGAAAGAAGATGATTGTTAGCACAGATGAATGGGCTGTAAACCACGAAAAAAGATTCATTGAAGCGAAACATGATGATTGATTATCATGGTTAAATTCGTGATGGCCACAAACCAACAAGCAGTGCTTATATAAGGCATTAGCAAGTGTATTTTAAGTTGGCTTTTTAAACAGCAGTGGGGATACTGGCTATTTCTTGTGAATAATTCCTCTATGGCAATTGGCCAAGTATTGGCCAACTTTCCCCCAAAATGTACCAGTATTGGATCGGATGGTAAAATGTGGTATCGATGTATCCTTAATTGATACTATCAATGTACTACTGAAACAAGAtacatgaatgatggtattacaacatagctttgtgggaacTGAGGAAGTGAGGAACAGTAAGACATGTTCATACATCTTCACTAACTTGCTCTAGAGTAGCTCTGGCTTCTATTTCACTGTAATCTTGTGATGAAATAGTAATTGTACTATTCACTGATGTACAGACAAACTCCAGAGCAGAAACAGTCTTGGGGTGCAGTCTGCTGTTAGTACGTACTTGTAGTGTGGACTTGAAGAACAGGTTTGATGGTAGCCTCAAGATACTATCATGACAACGATAGTTGGTCAGTAGTAGACCTACATAACGACAACACATATAAGTTGCATAATTATTTTCAAACAGTaaggtagtactgtttagtagggattTCCCAAATCTTGAACAGTAcccactaaaatgctgcctcTAAAAACCACCTTAGTAATAAACAGCGAAAAGTACCTTGGTGGGAATAGTCTTATCGTATGTAACGACAAAATAAATCTAACATACATGCGCCAATATTGGAATATTACCAAAATCCAATATTTAGTTTGCCTCCCTCCCTCCCTGACCAcggttgcaaggctagaggttATAAATGACGCATCATACAGCCACCATTTTTTGCTACAATATGTACATCTCACACTTGGCATGCGCCTACTGGGGTTCCACCTTCTGTGCACTTTGTCTTTTAATCTTCAATAATGCTGATCATCTTCTTCGTacatatcaaggtgttaattttccatatcaacatttTCCATATTAGATGCCACAAAGTTATTAAAAGTGGTACTCACACTGCTTTTAGAGATATAGCTGGTAGACAGTTGGTAGACACTGCACAATAGGACCTTTATTAACTAGCTGGATCAATAACAATTAAGCAACATGTCCCTTTACAATCTAGCTGGATCAATAGCAATTGAGGAACACACCCCAAATGATTTTAGCTATACTTATAGTGATTGATCATTATAAACTTGCTTCTTATTTGTAGCACAGTGAAAAGCGAGGCATGCTATGACCATTCCATTTAAATTATCACATATAGTCTAGTTGGCTGAGGCTTacgtgagatactctaataaagcagtcaccctaatacaacagccatgttcaATTTCTAATATAACAGCCAAATGTGAATGTAACAATGAACTACTATATTAAaattaaatgaagtagggatctaagagTTATATAAAAACCAATTATATAaataatggtattacaacatagctccaTGGGAAAATCACTACTTTGGCAGTGAACAGATCAATTCATGCCTATGTAGGGATTCTCCCATAaaataataccatcattcataaaATCTTGTCTGATTttatcctacttcattttttaaactAATATAATTTTACTGTACCACGTAGTTTAAATGTGGACTAAATAAATTATATTTACTGTTGTATTCATTCTAACCTGCATAAGGATTCTCTTTACGGACACCCAGAATGCTGCCATAAAGTTCATGAAGCCGTTGAAGCAAGGATGTACCCAATTCATTGGCACGTGCTTTATCACCCAAAACCAACATCTGAGGTCCAATCTATTACAAAAATATAACACTCTAACACACTATTGTGTTGATAGACAATACTGTACTTGTAAGTGATCTCCAGCAATGACAATCTTAGTGTTATCATCAGCTAAACCAAGTGGTGCTATGGCTTCTGGTTCACGTGTTTGAGCTCCTTCATCAATCAAGATGTGAGAAAATGGTCTGACTCCAAGCTTTATAAGTTGAGGTGCTGTCAGGAATGTGGTGATAACCAAACGACATCTTTTGATTTCATGTATCCTCTGATGGTTGGAACTTTTGATCAACAAATTAGGATAAGCACCATTGTAATTATATCTATCAGTCCCAATCAATCTGATTGGTATCACTCCATGTGGGATACAATGTTTGTCCATTAGTGGACCAAAGCAGGTATCAATGTAAGCATCTGCTGACTGCAAGTGACTGGTGCAAATCAGAATACGATTGCTCCATTTCTTAAGAAAGTTGACTGCTGCAGTGGCAAGTAATCTTGTCTTCCCAGTACCAAATGGACCAGTGACAAGAAATGGAACACTAGAGTCACAGGCCATCATCTTCTTAAGGGTTAGTAGCTGATACTCCTTGTCCAGGAGCAAGCAATCTGACACAGGCATGGGAGTGCGTGGAAGCTTCTCTTGTTTAGTGTTGAGACCATGAGGAATGAGACGCTCAATAATTTTCCAATTCATGCTATCCAAAGACTTGTGAAGGTTCCGAAAGTATGAATGCTTTAAAACAAAGCAAACAGGAAAATTCTGAGATTTCATTTTGATTTTAGACTTTAGTAGGTCAAAATCCTTTTCATTGTCAAACTTGATGTTAACTACATCTAATCCTTTCTTGCTGACATCATATTTTAATATTTCAGCATGCATGGTAGTGCTACCTACTGTGATTGTTACATCTTCAGCAGCTTGTTGTAGGTATGCAACATCATCACTATTTAACCCCTTCATACATCCATACAGCTGCAGCTCTTCATCATGTCTATCACGTCTTTTGAACAAAGATACTTCAAGTTGCTTGTTACACCTTTAATAAAAACATAGACATGTGACAATAGCTACATTTTAGGTATAAATGGGTAGCTATATGATTTATATGATAACAAAATTGCTGATCAGTTTATAGTGAGCATACTTCCACGTAAGTCTACAGATAGTAAAACACAATTCCTATGGCTTTGTGCATGTCTACAAATTTCAACACAGCTTACTGAGGGTGGTTCCATGTATATCTATAAACAGTATAAGACATTCCCAATGGCTCACAAATGAAGCTGGTCTAATGCACGACTTAGACTATGACTTATACAATAACACTCAACTAGTGGACATGGCTCCACACAAGCCTGAAGACAGCAACAGAcatggctttgtgcatacctataGACCAAAATACACTCACTGACAAATAGACATGGCTCCATGTTGAGTTCCACATAtaatgtctacagacagtagcATACAATATCAATATGTAGGCATGGCTCATTAAAGAAGCTGGGCTGGACTATGATGCATCAATACACTTCCACACCATCAAACCAATTAATTCAtttcacatgtgatccaattCAGGTCGgaatagtgttttataacaaagtaaattccttccaagaTTGGTGTGCATGATTGTTTATTAGGATttttattttgcagtgactgttctattagagtatatgcaAAACGTGTGATAGGTTGCATTTGCTCAacttttaacaaagcaaatcttGCACTTTTACCTGCATATTCTATAAGGTCTGATGATCCAGACAAAAGGCAACACAGTTGacctgacccagtttcaacactGATTTCAATACTAAATTTATAGAAAATATAGAGGAAATATAAACTTATATTTGATTCATTTTTTAATGGCAGTTTTAGTTTTACTatgcaaaacaaaaaaaatacatTGTTGTGGTTCCGCATCATACAGGAATGATGAAGTTATAAAGTACCCCTAGTAGAGCATTTTACTGTGATAATGAAActatatacgtacatgtgtatatgtgaaagtccctttattattattttgttgtattcTGTGACACATTACCATGAATCTGGATATGCAAAAGATTTCAGCACGATGTAGGTTTGGATAATCTTTCACAGAGTTAAGGATGATTGATGTAAATGACCAATGATTTGTCATGCCAAAAAGGCTGAAGAAATAAGCTAACAATGCACAAAGCCACAattaaagtttattattattaacaacaTTGCAGCCATTCCATGGCCACTATTTTAGTCTGTCAGTTCCTTGATTTAAATGAAAGTTGtagtttagtacactagaatggTTTATAATCACATACGTAGATCTTTCAGTAGgttagaacattctatgtgcgtTGTATTAGAAATACTCAGAAAAAATGTGTAGTCAGTTCGAGTTCATCTGAGCCCCactaaatatagtaatatcaaagaggtgaacatgtgttcactgccaatggttttgtactacTAGAACAAGTAccttttcatgttgtaaacatgtttgcatgcctAAATCGTCTATACTACATGTATGGAATATTTCTAAAACCTCATAACTATTTGTTCTTGTccatatcaaagcactttttatAAACAGCTCCAGtatttaaaaggcttcacagtgttacaaaatgtTTGGGAACCTGGCACacgtaacaagagttattaacaaaaaTGAGGGCTCAGATGAACACAAACCGATtatagagtactacaaaaatattaaaacAGGCTacagtatatcaagacacacgatagtgtgttgtgcggccaagtacagccagtgtgagtgcgcaacagacaagtgtgtattgtaCAGCTCGTTGTTTTACTTCCTCGGGGTAGGGCACCTCCCATACCAAATTTAAGTTGAATCAACCAAGCCAACACTGAGATATGTACCTTCAGTGCTTTCAAGTTTGTTTGTATTTGTTCACTTTGTAAAATCACCGTGTAGATCTcgctgtagatagttcagctatatgtAACCCCCTCTAGCTACAGGGTTCAGTttgtgtaacaagtcaccctaatagcTACATGATAATCATTTTATTCAGTTTCAAAATTTACAATAAATACATAGATTCACACAAATAGCAGGCTTTGTAGTTCATAAATTCTTGCATATGTACTtgctcccttctcaaattggaatcatttttgtaCTGAAAATACTCTCCACCTTCAGTGCCCCACATATTTGAGACAGCACCTTATGTGGTTGAGAAATATTAGCCCCTCAAAGTTCAGCTTaatttcttcgtgtttttttcttcatttaggTGACCTGGGGGGCTTACATTATTCTTTTTGCATACTTTACAAAAACAACTATTAAATGCAAATGTTTAGCTCGATTTTCTTGAACtttggtgcactttaagaatatATTGTGGCAagatcacataccaagtttgttgcAAATCTGATAAACAGTCATAGAACTATGGATGATCATTTGCATTGAAAAGGCTGccttgttgtcacgcctacagggtaaaccgcttatgagAGTAACTTATAAATTGGTATGTGTATAGgctaaccatcatagctcaaaccttttgtggtttaaaagaaattgcttTTCATCCTGTATGATGTACGTATCTATGATGATTTTTAGACATGGCATTTTAGTGATTCGCGTTACTGTAGGTGGCAATCCTACTAaacagcactaccatactgtttgatacacaCATCCACACCCACATCCACAAACACACCTTTATTCATTTGTTTACCTTTTCTCCAGCACTCTTTTGTGTTCATGCTCCTCATAATACAACAAGGTGTGGAACTTGTCCACATAATTCTCCCTAGTAAGTGGCATAGTCAGCAGGTGTGCATTCAGTTTACTCTCAGGTGGGAGCTCATAGTTCTGCTTGTGTTTGAGCTTAGTCAGACCTCCAGCCTAACATTACATTTACTACTAAAATTATGTTTAAGGCTAGTCCACTGACCTTGTAGGAATAGGACTCAGAAAAGCTCCTTACTGGCACAAAAGGTTGAAATGATGATGGATCAGGCTGCTGACCTACACGTATTAGTGGACAATAAATGACCAGACAAGCATGCAATGAAAACAAATAGCTTACGGTTTAGCATTGCTTGCTTTTCTTTGTTCCATTCATGCAGCTCAAGACCATTATGAGCATACGTACATTTTGGTCCCAGACAGAAATCGCTATGACACTGCTGAAAGTTACCACGGA
Encoded here:
- the LOC136266809 gene encoding 3'-5' exoribonuclease HELZ2-like isoform X1, with the protein product MPELKTVCWQCYQLYNQYESIESLLKDGCLHLDLPHHQDADLVKVRCHESGLLLRPFPRNRAMRIRGNFQQCHSDFCLGPKCTYAHNGLELHEWNKEKQAMLNRQQPDPSSFQPFVPVRSFSESYSYKAGGLTKLKHKQNYELPPESKLNAHLLTMPLTRENYVDKFHTLLYYEEHEHKRVLEKRCNKQLEVSLFKRRDRHDEELQLYGCMKGLNSDDVAYLQQAAEDVTITVGSTTMHAEILKYDVSKKGLDVVNIKFDNEKDFDLLKSKIKMKSQNFPVCFVLKHSYFRNLHKSLDSMNWKIIERLIPHGLNTKQEKLPRTPMPVSDCLLLDKEYQLLTLKKMMACDSSVPFLVTGPFGTGKTRLLATAAVNFLKKWSNRILICTSHLQSADAYIDTCFGPLMDKHCIPHGVIPIRLIGTDRYNYNGAYPNLLIKSSNHQRIHEIKRCRLVITTFLTAPQLIKLGVRPFSHILIDEGAQTREPEAIAPLGLADDNTKIVIAGDHLQIGPQMLVLGDKARANELGTSLLQRLHELYGSILGVRKENPYAGLLLTNYRCHDSILRLPSNLFFKSTLQVRTNSRLHPKTVSALEFVCTSVNSTITISSQDYSEIEARATLEQIQRYVDPWPTTQWGKKNLSTICAMASSRNQARCMRKMLNQQDFKNIKDIQTLATFELQGREFRAIFISTLEKTEDDGSTSNPTKSICDQYAFNTVITRAQSLVVCVGNPFLLFSIEKSTGYIIYCWREYVKRCLETSSLKLTPQCYEAGGSAVQESIHKLYIEVFGDIQDVLASPCSKVHEVSDSILEAYKRAFQSNKACQNVKVILGNLDNGDRGYVLERSDSVAVDKAPEDAALEPTLIECYLENVTFRKSLAIPLDPKKPPITIQGINNRRCALEGAQVIVRVYKNSDRCGRVCEVVEQGPQRQFVCRVDNYNAIFFSPIDRKSPKLVNLPGLSREMLEQASKDLIIKEELKYKRRAVTIFDPKSFNIPSKPDEKIEIPQIKDVIPLSIAQKLLFVVWYLRWRPKYRYPLGVVIAAIPKGLTLYHGERLLLAHNHVNTDHIDKVPFNDEIATVATTGSSLPHYDHAFTIDPPEAMVLDDALTLEPVASDDGKCYQLGVHITNVGGTVKKGSEVDVGAQKRSTAVYVSSLSPLKSICEEFSPSVYPILPEKVRSSLSLDCDRKASAISYTCQVRIDGNNIQIVPGTVKICESYVQSRARLTYEEVQHSLAEVKDISLDEKVAHFHKALSTNKTFGLEQRLALLLQISESFFRNRVKSDDMDYSTEDANQLSSPQAYFLVKELMVWANKIAAEHILTAFPELALLRRQKPPNQEQLVRVLKNYKDIVVHSPVHKTLADNLKVTTEPGPVVIMDVLGRHLYEALQHGNLMQAKNVLRITNYYPQLAVLFKEVNSTRCRAEYICTSILQQQKTLSLNNGYLVSLPQDENEVYGHNDLCCLYTHSTSPLRRYIDIVVQRLILQSLSSSTAAEYTSDEIKEICVDCNTKSWNARKVGKECDCLSIALSLAKCSQSCTVYISKVEKSLYFVIQELDYHCLSLDQRSFHLSSITSNARPWVAKPIMGSPKEDNDAKGSKVYMWKAKITSFSGKLAVDGLFINAEKCQPSFELTKDTMITFYIAEAASDSVAASKPTESQTAALTQRCYMAEFPSRSMSLVTKDWKTVTNFKKLPSPDLAAPLKDLLGSHQCISGDGSIFPGSASFFLYEAKRSFKIYESFEVSFTASYSDHILSPCIQLLEVAPMLNVCVQHSTKPADCFSSPILSHASKVKYNDIHEYIELWESVLLAEAAVQSVGEAEIQLIQNVPLKWPNLRQPGSSLDDVYYSPIKEDTAKEELADITLTIPAKFEERCGEYFDLQVGNLVCARYNIPLGEEKEVDGRKVTTASAVYHFIIHQIEDEQDGGESQTMVFTKRRSKKQNAKKLVEGSRKVIHLKFASKDTARVSPFMRQYLKDSTCEIQVIPLDLPYRRMYRSLLALRYTENHLCKEIAVGNGIRRRKTSAYADQRLIQIRQNRLVYELWSDKQRKRLNGEQARSVETAMRNTFQLIQGPPGTGKSVTGSHLAYAFIQFNFPTNPRSEPDEKIRCVMYCGPSNKSVDVVLDMFLKHPNVKDLRILRIYSKSIETKSYYGPHSNKVLNKPSSEQECSKAHEPYALHKKIRSRECPLSGELLAMEDRFERYAKENKLPSPLERMKFNMTISDAEKMVIRDGNYQIVFCTCNEASSVRVVDNIKPTHLIIDEAAMATEPEAMIPIQLADHVTLIGDHQQLQPVINYNPAKEKGLGCSLFERYAVFLESSRYSLMMLTIQYRMHEAICEFPSEEFYDGRLITHPSVSRRFCSLEGFWPNDNKNCPIAFCDVEGKEEDGSSHHKVHQESKSNRTEAEKIAEIIVALKQKARKSIIKDPGIAVLTPYKAQKKLLEDIVKERKLNVTVCTINESQGSEFDFVIFSTVRSMPKRSIENKAAVQADRTWIREHLGFITDHHQICVGITRAKHGLVIVGNSLLLDYDGTWRRLLSHYYYKRCVVKASSFPRRC